The Lujinxingia vulgaris genome contains a region encoding:
- a CDS encoding lysophospholipid acyltransferase family protein, giving the protein MRTLNPIPPDISWARRLATTTAWFTLAVLMPITLPITLPLAALYGLFRRDRFSAARAILFLTYFFVLESSGLVVALIHWLRFHLLGLSPEGYENANRAVQRWWSRGLFWNALNLFDARVSVEGLDHLDNPHPAVVLCRHASTLDTMLPLGIASSPRIFAYVIKAELLADPALDYVAQRIPNVFVRRGTDNPEAEIQKILTLSQDHRDRFSLVLYPEGTRFSKTKRQRLLKKFADDPERIPIARTLTHTLPPLRDGALKLIEHTPDKDLVFIAHRGIDELGSMAELFSGALTGAHLEVKIWRIPAAQVPRDPALIPDFLLEHWQHINDFVAATAPQLASN; this is encoded by the coding sequence ATGCGCACCCTCAACCCCATCCCCCCCGACATCTCCTGGGCCCGCCGCCTGGCCACCACCACCGCCTGGTTCACCCTGGCCGTGCTCATGCCCATCACGCTGCCGATCACCCTTCCCCTGGCCGCGCTCTACGGGCTCTTTCGCCGCGATCGTTTCTCGGCCGCCCGCGCCATCCTCTTTTTGACCTACTTCTTCGTCCTGGAGAGCTCCGGGCTTGTCGTCGCGCTCATCCACTGGCTGCGCTTTCATCTTTTAGGCCTCTCCCCAGAGGGCTACGAAAACGCCAACCGCGCGGTGCAACGCTGGTGGTCCCGCGGACTTTTCTGGAACGCGCTTAACCTCTTCGACGCCCGCGTCAGCGTCGAGGGCCTCGACCACCTCGATAACCCCCACCCGGCCGTCGTGCTCTGCCGCCACGCCTCCACCCTCGACACCATGCTCCCCTTAGGCATCGCGTCCTCGCCACGCATCTTCGCCTACGTCATCAAAGCCGAACTCTTAGCCGACCCCGCCCTCGACTACGTCGCCCAGCGCATCCCCAACGTCTTTGTGCGCCGCGGCACCGACAACCCCGAGGCCGAGATCCAGAAGATCCTCACCCTGAGCCAGGACCACCGCGACCGCTTCTCGCTGGTCCTCTACCCCGAGGGCACCCGCTTCTCTAAGACCAAGCGCCAGCGCCTCCTCAAAAAGTTCGCCGACGACCCCGAGCGCATTCCCATCGCCCGAACACTCACCCACACCCTTCCCCCCTTACGCGACGGCGCCCTCAAGCTCATCGAGCACACCCCCGACAAAGATCTCGTCTTCATCGCCCACCGCGGCATCGACGAGCTCGGCTCCATGGCCGAACTCTTCTCCGGCGCGCTCACCGGCGCCCACCTCGAAGTTAAAATCTGGCGCATCCCCGCCGCGCAGGTTCCCCGCGACCCGGCGCTTATCCCCGACTTTCTGCTCGAGCACTGGCAGCACATCAACGACTTTGTCGCCGCCACCGCCCCGCAGCTCGCCAGCAATTGA